One genomic region from Leptospira montravelensis encodes:
- a CDS encoding GMC oxidoreductase gives MNQKKVIIIGGGTAGIVIANRLQEKFAVTVIDKSEYKAYPLLYRVPLMIGILFRRKNSEYIHKTEFDLANGRKIPFYQSNLLGGASVMNGAVHVFGFLSKWVPILKRFGFEVSDLNESHELLYSENKVVNNKITIKKAPLNYIDNSFLETLKGRGVPLDNMSVSEKEACGPIYNTVRTFFRTSVLSVLGKKKFKTILNEKVERILFDENGNAKGVKTNRSTYDSDFVILSAGVMGSCSLLLQQQLDPNSLITDLKIGKEIQDHTNLRVNVFANHPLNSLNEVYASFWKKMFLGIKHFLGIPTVMRGTGATSAAYLDLDKDGEIDTRIQILQFSESGRHGSKGSVFNTSEPSFSISINAIHPLSKGYVSFQDGKLKVDPKFLSTESDVTLLKLAIKYCIELLKSPPIRDHVKEIDQLDLMEKDPDKYIQDTMYSGHHLIGGLQNSITSDFELKDCKGLYVCDASVFDRFVASNIHSSVVLLADMFAKKFINKQG, from the coding sequence ATGAATCAGAAAAAAGTCATCATCATTGGCGGAGGAACCGCAGGTATTGTTATTGCGAATCGACTTCAGGAGAAATTTGCGGTAACAGTCATTGATAAAAGTGAGTATAAAGCATATCCTTTGCTTTATCGAGTTCCATTAATGATCGGTATTTTATTCAGAAGAAAAAATTCGGAGTATATTCATAAGACAGAGTTTGATTTAGCCAATGGTCGTAAAATTCCATTTTATCAATCGAATTTGTTAGGTGGAGCCTCAGTAATGAACGGGGCTGTACATGTTTTTGGTTTTTTATCCAAATGGGTTCCGATCCTAAAGCGATTCGGATTTGAAGTGTCTGATTTAAATGAGAGTCACGAACTACTTTATTCTGAAAACAAAGTAGTGAATAATAAAATTACCATTAAAAAAGCTCCACTAAACTATATAGATAATTCATTTTTAGAAACTTTAAAAGGCCGAGGTGTACCTCTCGATAATATGAGTGTTTCTGAGAAGGAAGCATGTGGCCCAATTTATAATACAGTTCGCACATTCTTTAGAACTTCGGTTTTATCAGTATTGGGTAAAAAGAAGTTTAAGACAATATTAAATGAAAAAGTCGAACGGATTCTTTTTGATGAAAACGGAAACGCCAAAGGAGTAAAAACGAATCGTTCCACTTATGATTCGGATTTTGTGATTTTATCCGCAGGTGTTATGGGTAGTTGTTCTTTACTATTACAACAGCAGTTAGATCCAAATTCTTTGATTACTGATCTAAAAATCGGCAAAGAAATCCAAGACCATACAAACTTAAGAGTAAATGTATTTGCCAATCATCCACTGAATTCCCTTAACGAGGTATATGCTAGTTTTTGGAAAAAAATGTTTTTGGGAATCAAACATTTTTTAGGGATACCAACTGTAATGAGAGGAACAGGTGCCACTTCTGCGGCTTATCTAGACCTTGATAAAGATGGTGAAATTGATACGAGGATTCAAATCCTTCAATTTTCTGAATCGGGTAGGCACGGTAGTAAGGGTTCTGTTTTTAATACCTCTGAGCCAAGTTTTTCCATCTCGATCAATGCAATACATCCATTATCGAAAGGATATGTTTCTTTCCAAGATGGCAAATTAAAAGTGGATCCAAAGTTTTTATCTACGGAATCGGATGTAACTCTCTTAAAGCTTGCCATTAAATATTGTATTGAACTTTTAAAATCACCACCGATACGGGATCATGTGAAAGAAATTGATCAACTGGATTTGATGGAAAAAGATCCTGATAAATACATTCAGGACACAATGTATAGTGGTCACCATTTGATAGGCGGATTACAAAATTCGATTACTTCGGATTTTGAATTAAAAGACTGTAAAGGTTTATATGTTTGTGATGCGAGCGTATTTGATCGATTTGTCGCTAGTAATATACATTCGTCTGTCGTATTACTCGCAGACATGTTTGCTAAGAAATTTATAAATAAGCAAGGTTAG
- a CDS encoding nucleotidyltransferase family protein, which produces MSNPWQKALLRSSDSIEKAIQNLELTALQVVLVVDEGNHLLGTITDGDIRRGLLKGMDMNATAHGILNPNSFVVTPSMSRELVLQLMKANKIHQIPIVDENRKVLGLHVLDEILLPEKKENLFVIMAGGKGVRLRPYTENCPKPLLPVAGKPILEHIIERAKADGFQKFIISVHYLGHMIEEYFQDGKKWDVEIQYLNEDKPLGTAGALSLITEKIKHPFLVSNGDVLTHIRYSDLLEFHHDHKAVATMAVRMHEWQHPFGVVHTKGVDIIDFEEKPIYKTHVNAGIYALNPEIFSYLNQDEYTDMPTLFSKIKATQRKTIVYPMHESWIDIGRPDDYESADQVFQ; this is translated from the coding sequence ATGTCCAACCCTTGGCAAAAAGCACTTCTGCGATCAAGCGATTCAATTGAAAAAGCGATACAGAATCTTGAGTTAACAGCACTACAGGTTGTATTGGTTGTTGATGAAGGAAATCATTTACTTGGAACCATCACCGATGGTGACATTCGCCGAGGCCTCTTAAAAGGAATGGATATGAATGCCACTGCTCATGGTATTTTAAATCCAAATTCTTTTGTCGTCACTCCTTCCATGAGCCGAGAATTGGTTTTGCAACTAATGAAAGCCAATAAAATTCATCAGATTCCCATAGTTGATGAAAATCGGAAAGTTTTAGGATTACATGTGTTAGATGAAATTCTTCTTCCTGAAAAGAAGGAGAATTTGTTTGTGATTATGGCTGGTGGGAAAGGTGTCAGACTACGCCCTTATACCGAAAATTGTCCCAAACCTTTATTGCCTGTAGCCGGGAAACCAATTTTGGAGCATATCATTGAAAGAGCAAAGGCAGATGGCTTTCAAAAATTTATTATTTCTGTTCATTATCTCGGACATATGATTGAAGAGTATTTTCAAGATGGGAAAAAATGGGATGTTGAAATTCAATATTTAAACGAGGATAAACCTTTAGGAACGGCAGGTGCACTGAGTCTTATTACAGAGAAGATTAAACATCCATTTTTAGTTTCCAATGGAGATGTATTAACCCATATTCGATATAGTGATTTATTAGAATTTCACCATGATCATAAAGCAGTGGCAACAATGGCGGTGCGTATGCATGAATGGCAACACCCTTTTGGAGTAGTTCATACCAAAGGTGTTGATATCATCGACTTTGAAGAAAAGCCAATCTATAAAACTCATGTCAATGCGGGAATCTACGCTCTTAATCCTGAGATATTTAGTTATTTGAATCAAGATGAATATACAGATATGCCAACTCTCTTTAGTAAGATAAAGGCAACCCAAAGGAAAACAATAGTATATCCGATGCATGAATCTTGGATTGATATTGGGCGACCAGATGATTATGAATCAGCTGATCAAGTTTTTCAGTAA
- a CDS encoding DegT/DnrJ/EryC1/StrS family aminotransferase: protein MPGFELVGKEEREEINQLFDDGGILFAHGFDAIRNGRYRVREFEKAFAEKIGVKYAQAVSSGTAAIKVALFAAGVRPGDEVITQAFTFIATVEAIIDLGAKPILVNVNDTLNLDPVALKKAITPRTKAIVPVHMLGVACEMDKIQEIATEYNLAIIEDNCESLGARWNGKYLGTESLACAWSFDAGKVIITGEGGMVTTNDEEVYKLAREYHDHGHEYNAKFPRGRDTHRIRGFNYRMSELQAAIGLAQLKKLDFIVSKNIENFNIYFEALKELPNISFRRIPNKSQPLCDCLIFQLETAEKAKWVVTEMNKSGLGTKNVPDAIEWHFARYWDHMLGELGMSKNELIDTMEPSERELSRSVAIPILVKMDKTTITTNAAKLVSILKQVN from the coding sequence GTGCCTGGATTTGAATTAGTCGGAAAAGAAGAAAGAGAAGAGATCAATCAGCTTTTTGATGATGGTGGCATTTTATTTGCTCATGGATTTGATGCGATTCGAAATGGTAGATACCGAGTTCGTGAATTTGAAAAGGCTTTCGCGGAAAAAATTGGAGTAAAATATGCACAAGCAGTGTCATCAGGAACTGCTGCCATTAAAGTTGCACTTTTTGCTGCGGGAGTAAGACCTGGAGATGAAGTGATCACCCAAGCTTTTACATTCATCGCAACTGTGGAAGCAATTATTGATTTGGGTGCCAAGCCGATTTTAGTGAATGTAAATGACACATTAAATTTAGATCCAGTAGCGCTAAAAAAAGCCATTACTCCAAGAACAAAGGCAATTGTTCCTGTACACATGTTAGGTGTGGCATGTGAAATGGATAAGATCCAAGAAATTGCCACTGAATATAATCTAGCAATTATCGAAGATAATTGTGAATCGCTCGGTGCAAGATGGAATGGTAAATACTTAGGTACTGAATCTCTTGCTTGTGCCTGGAGTTTTGATGCAGGAAAAGTCATTATCACTGGCGAAGGTGGGATGGTGACCACCAATGATGAAGAGGTTTACAAACTAGCCAGAGAATATCATGATCATGGTCATGAATACAATGCGAAATTTCCGAGGGGAAGAGATACACATAGAATTCGTGGCTTCAATTATCGGATGAGTGAACTACAGGCTGCTATCGGCTTAGCCCAATTGAAGAAATTGGATTTCATTGTTTCAAAAAACATTGAAAACTTTAACATTTACTTTGAAGCGTTAAAGGAACTTCCCAATATTTCTTTTCGAAGAATTCCAAACAAATCGCAACCGTTATGCGATTGTTTGATCTTTCAATTGGAGACTGCCGAAAAGGCAAAATGGGTAGTAACAGAAATGAATAAAAGTGGATTGGGAACAAAAAACGTTCCTGATGCGATTGAATGGCATTTTGCTCGTTATTGGGATCATATGTTAGGCGAGCTAGGAATGTCAAAGAATGAATTGATAGATACTATGGAACCCTCTGAAAGAGAGTTAAGCAGAAGTGTTGCCATACCAATTCTTGTAAAGATGGATAAAACCACCATAACAACCAATGCGGCAAAATTGGTATCAATTTTAAAACAAGTAAATTAA